From a single Oreochromis niloticus isolate F11D_XX linkage group LG4, O_niloticus_UMD_NMBU, whole genome shotgun sequence genomic region:
- the asphd1 gene encoding aspartate beta-hydroxylase domain-containing protein 2, translating into MHWSMNTLPLTPYMELGVHSLSGLLWTLLLLFLWHCYRMGSDLPIPGHAHAGKLKSSSRRSMMSRSGSCIGTKCSARSKLSRSDPISPFISMETVEDDEQGRGYLTPVLSHALFPAQASAEAKKLYTALQEYAKRYSWVGMGRIHKGLREQVRLNDHSAIQKPHLFFLPDVPSVPFFPRDAHRHDIEVLEANYPAILAEFQAVYQKGIDSKLGWTCVGPKGQAVFPLYSAGVSVAGNCRACPCTYRTLLSLRTFINSNSLGSAGFWLLGPGATLGSTYGPTNTRLRCHLGLQTPPLCELVVGGEPQCWSEGHCLLVDDSFLHTVSHKGPPDSRPSVILSVDLWHPNVAAAERQALDFMFSPDL; encoded by the exons ATGCACTGGTCAATGAACACGCTTCCCTTGACTCCGTATATGGAGCTGGGTGTACACTCACTGAGCGGCCTTCTGTGGACTCTACTGCTTTTGTTTCTGTGGCACTGTTATCGGATGGGCTCTGACCTGCCAATCCCAGGCCATGCGCATGCTGGAAAGCTCAAGTCAAGCTCAAGGAGGTCCATGATGTCCCGTAGCGGTAGCTGTATTGGAACAAAGTGCAGTGCACGATCCAAGCTGTCCAGGAGTGATCCAATTAGTCCCTTTATTTCCATGGAAACAGTGGAAGACGATGAGCAGGGACGGGGCTACCTCACCCCAGTCCTGAGTCATGCCTTGTTCCCTGCCCAGGCATCTGCAGAAGCCAAGAAGTTGTACACAGCCCTGCAGGAGTACGCCAAACGCTACAGTTGGGTGGGCATGGGCCGCATTCATAAGGGCCTCCGTGAGCAG GTCAGACTGAATGATCACTCTGCTATACAGAAGCCTCATCTCTTCTTCCTGCCAGATGTTCCAAGTGTGCCTTTTTTCCCACGTGACGCTCATCGACATGACATTGAAGTCTTGGAAGCCAACTACCCCGCGATCCTGGCTGAATTCCAGGCTGTCTACCAGAAGGGCATTGACTCAAAATTAGGCTGGACCTGTGTAGGACCAAAG GGCCAAGCTGTGTTTCCTTTGTACAGCGCTGGTGTCTCTGTGGCAGGAAACTGCCGTGCCTGTCCCTGCACCTACCGGACACTTCTGTCTTTACGTACTTTTATAAACAGCAACTCATTGGGATCAGCAGGATTTTGGCTGCTGGGCCCTGGAGCAACTTTGGGAAGCACATATGGACCCACTAATACACGCCTGCGTTGTCATCTGG GTCTGCAGACTCCACCCCTGTGCGAGCTGGTGGTGGGAGGGGAGCCTCAGTGCTGGTCAGAAGGACACTGCCTCCTGGTTGATGACTCCTTCCTTCACACTGTCTCCCACAAGG GCCCTCCAGATTCTAGACCCAGCGTCATTTTGAGCGTGGACCTTTGGCATCCAAATGTGGctgcagcagagagacaagcCCTGGACTTCATGTTCAGCCCTGACctctaa